Proteins from a genomic interval of Shumkonia mesophila:
- a CDS encoding ABC transporter permease has product MTQRLFAPLTLGLVLFFLIGPFVIIVAASFSAGDTLAFPPQGFSLKWIAKVFTVQSFREGFAMSMFLAIGGTLAALVLGVPASYAMSRYKLPFAETVRMMVSAPIIVPGIIVGLALLRYFVVPFQMKITLALFLAHTALVLPYAVRVVSASLNNLRSEIEEAAVLLGSSRLGAFFRVVLPNIRGGILSAFILGFVTSFNQVPVSLFLSGPGVRTLPIDMLGYMEIVFDPSIAALSSLLAFLSVGIVFAAERFLGFSRYV; this is encoded by the coding sequence ATGACCCAGCGTCTCTTCGCGCCGCTGACCCTCGGCCTCGTGCTGTTCTTCCTGATCGGCCCGTTCGTGATCATCGTGGCGGCCTCGTTCTCGGCCGGCGACACGCTGGCCTTTCCTCCGCAGGGTTTTTCGCTGAAATGGATCGCCAAGGTCTTCACCGTCCAGAGCTTTCGCGAAGGCTTCGCGATGTCGATGTTCCTGGCGATCGGCGGCACGCTGGCGGCGCTCGTGCTTGGGGTTCCGGCATCGTACGCCATGTCGCGCTACAAGCTGCCGTTCGCCGAGACCGTCCGCATGATGGTCTCGGCGCCGATCATCGTGCCCGGCATCATCGTCGGTCTCGCCCTGCTTCGCTATTTCGTCGTGCCGTTCCAGATGAAGATCACACTGGCGTTGTTTCTCGCCCACACGGCGCTGGTGCTGCCCTATGCGGTGCGCGTGGTCTCGGCCAGCCTCAACAACCTGCGCTCCGAGATCGAGGAGGCTGCGGTGCTGCTGGGCTCGTCGCGCCTTGGGGCCTTCTTCCGGGTGGTGCTGCCGAACATCCGCGGCGGCATTCTGTCGGCCTTCATCCTCGGCTTCGTCACCAGCTTCAACCAGGTTCCGGTCTCGCTGTTCCTGTCCGGCCCAGGGGTCAGAACCCTGCCGATCGACATGCTCGGTTACATGGAGATCGTGTTCGATCCGTCCATCGCGGCGCTTTCCTCGCTGCTTGCCTTTCTGTCCGTCGGCATCGTCTTCGCCGCCGAGCGTTTTCTGGGGTTCTCCCGCTATGTCTGA
- a CDS encoding M20 aminoacylase family protein: MNVPDRVSDDLPFLTALRRDLHAHPELGFEEVRTSELVARHLEEVGISVHRGLAGTGVVGTLRVGNGTRSIGLRADMDALAMPETAERPYTSTVPGRMHACGHDGHTVMLLGAARHLARTRTFSGTVHFIFQPAEEGRGGARRMMEDGLFGLFPCDAVYGLHNMPGLAIDEMAVVEGPQLASSDSWRVTFRGTGTHGAKPHLGRDPITAMATFLAALQTIVGRVVDPLQPAVVSACSVAAGNPEALNVIPDFAAIGGTARAYSAAVRDQLEEEIGRLARGTAEMFGIGADYRFERRIPPTINDAAATRRARDAAASVFGDKVLSAFPPSTAGDDFAFFGQQAPGCYVWLGNGPAVEGALHHNTAYDFNDAAIPYGVAFWSALVERELAAG, encoded by the coding sequence ATGAACGTCCCCGACCGGGTTTCCGACGATTTGCCCTTTCTCACGGCGCTGCGCCGCGATCTGCACGCCCATCCGGAACTCGGATTCGAGGAGGTCAGGACCAGCGAACTCGTCGCCCGGCATCTCGAGGAGGTGGGGATAAGCGTGCATCGCGGCCTTGCCGGGACCGGCGTCGTCGGCACCCTTCGGGTCGGCAACGGCACGCGTTCCATCGGCCTGCGCGCCGATATGGATGCGCTGGCCATGCCGGAAACGGCAGAGCGGCCCTACACGTCCACCGTGCCGGGCAGGATGCATGCCTGCGGCCACGACGGGCATACGGTGATGCTGCTGGGGGCGGCGCGCCATCTTGCCCGGACGCGGACGTTTTCCGGCACCGTGCATTTCATCTTCCAGCCGGCCGAGGAGGGGCGCGGCGGGGCGCGCAGGATGATGGAAGACGGCCTGTTCGGCCTTTTCCCCTGCGATGCGGTTTACGGACTCCACAACATGCCGGGGCTCGCCATCGACGAGATGGCGGTCGTCGAGGGCCCCCAGCTCGCCTCGTCCGACAGCTGGCGCGTCACCTTTCGCGGCACGGGCACGCATGGCGCCAAGCCGCATCTCGGGCGCGATCCGATCACCGCCATGGCCACGTTCCTTGCCGCCCTGCAGACGATCGTCGGCAGGGTGGTCGATCCTTTGCAGCCGGCCGTCGTCAGCGCCTGTTCGGTGGCGGCGGGCAATCCGGAGGCGCTCAACGTCATTCCCGATTTCGCCGCCATCGGCGGCACGGCGCGCGCCTATTCGGCCGCCGTGCGCGACCAGCTGGAAGAAGAGATCGGCCGCCTGGCGCGGGGAACGGCGGAAATGTTCGGGATCGGCGCCGACTACCGGTTCGAACGCCGCATCCCGCCGACGATCAACGACGCCGCCGCCACGCGCCGGGCGCGCGACGCCGCCGCAAGCGTCTTCGGAGACAAGGTCCTGAGCGCCTTCCCGCCCTCCACGGCCGGCGACGATTTCGCGTTTTTCGGGCAGCAGGCGCCGGGCTGTTACGTCTGGCTCGGCAATGGTCCGGCCGTCGAAGGTGCGCTCCATCACAATACCGCCTACGACTTCAACGATGCCGCGATCCCCTACGGGGTGGCCTTCTGGTCGGCCCTCGTCGAGCGGGAACTGGCCGCCGGCTAG
- a CDS encoding ABC transporter permease encodes MFHNRAEALALALPAAIFAAVVFLVPVGILLSEGFRSADGWTLSAFSDFFSLPINRTVFLRTLKLGAVVTIIAAVIGYAAAYAIVSLPAASKGRMIGLVALPLMISPVARTYAWIVILGRTGIVNQALTAVGLSDAPVRILFTETAVFIGLLQLFLPLMIISLVSALENLPRDMVPAARVLGANWFQVFWKIILPLTKEGLVIGGTLVFTGSMTAYITPAILGGSKVLMLETLLYQRVTVASDFVSASVIAFILIVMSFSTNLLLKRLATARSRK; translated from the coding sequence ATGTTCCACAACCGGGCCGAGGCGCTGGCGCTGGCCCTGCCGGCCGCGATTTTCGCCGCGGTGGTCTTTCTCGTGCCGGTCGGCATATTGCTGTCCGAAGGCTTCCGGTCGGCCGACGGCTGGACGCTTTCGGCCTTTTCGGATTTCTTCAGCCTGCCGATCAACCGCACGGTTTTCCTGCGCACGCTCAAGCTCGGCGCCGTCGTGACCATCATCGCGGCGGTGATCGGCTATGCCGCCGCCTATGCGATCGTCAGCCTGCCCGCGGCAAGCAAGGGGCGGATGATCGGGCTGGTGGCGCTGCCGCTGATGATCTCGCCGGTGGCGCGCACCTATGCCTGGATCGTCATCCTGGGGCGCACCGGCATCGTCAACCAGGCGTTGACGGCGGTGGGCTTAAGCGACGCGCCGGTCCGTATTCTCTTCACCGAGACCGCCGTCTTCATCGGCCTGTTGCAGCTCTTCCTGCCGCTGATGATCATCTCGCTGGTGAGCGCGCTGGAAAACCTGCCGCGCGACATGGTCCCGGCCGCCCGCGTGCTGGGCGCCAACTGGTTCCAGGTATTCTGGAAAATCATCCTGCCGCTGACCAAGGAGGGCCTGGTGATCGGCGGCACGCTGGTCTTCACCGGCTCGATGACCGCCTATATCACGCCGGCCATTCTCGGCGGTTCCAAGGTGCTGATGCTGGAAACGCTGCTTTACCAGCGCGTCACCGTCGCCAGCGATTTCGTCTCGGCGAGCGTCATCGCCTTCATCCTGATCGTCATGAGCTTTTCCACCAACCTGCTGTTGAAGCGCCTGGCGACGGCAAGGAGCCGCAAATGA
- a CDS encoding phosphoribosyltransferase: MQPHDFWQEIHSPETFGPVDSHTGFFPVELDDGRQIKLPIRPLPDGEHALASLIINQASFAVQDALAKVLAAKLKAFRPEIVVGLPTLGLTLASAVARELGHSRFVPLGTSRKFWYQEEISVSLSSITTPDQRKRLYVDPRMLPLLDGRRVVLVDDVISSGSSMLAGLQLLSTCGIDPVVLGVAMVQTQRWRSHLENVVPASSAKVVGVFNTPMLTRTPEGDWIEMD, encoded by the coding sequence ATGCAACCCCATGACTTCTGGCAGGAAATCCATTCGCCCGAGACCTTCGGGCCCGTCGACAGCCATACCGGCTTTTTCCCTGTCGAACTCGATGACGGCCGCCAGATCAAGCTTCCCATCCGGCCGCTCCCGGATGGCGAACACGCGCTGGCCTCGCTGATCATCAATCAGGCCAGCTTTGCCGTGCAGGACGCCCTTGCCAAGGTGCTCGCGGCAAAGCTCAAGGCCTTCCGGCCCGAGATCGTCGTCGGTCTGCCGACGCTCGGCCTGACGCTGGCCAGCGCGGTGGCCCGCGAGCTCGGCCACAGCCGGTTCGTCCCCCTCGGGACATCGCGGAAATTCTGGTACCAGGAGGAGATTTCGGTCTCCCTTTCCTCGATCACCACCCCCGATCAGCGCAAGCGGCTTTATGTCGATCCCCGCATGCTGCCGCTTCTCGACGGCCGGCGGGTGGTGCTGGTCGACGACGTGATCTCCAGCGGCTCATCGATGCTTGCCGGCCTCCAACTGCTGTCGACCTGCGGGATCGATCCGGTCGTTCTCGGCGTCGCGATGGTCCAGACGCAACGCTGGCGCAGCCATCTCGAGAACGTGGTTCCCGCCAGTTCCGCCAAGGTCGTCGGCGTTTTCAATACGCCCATGCTGACAAGGACCCCCGAGGGCGACTGGATCGAAATGGATTAG
- a CDS encoding nucleoside hydrolase yields the protein MGIWIDTDMGFDDIAAILTVGHAGVAIDGVSLVFGNVPLEQVRRNAAAARRAFGWRFPISIGRETSVLGQIETAERILGPTGIPTLGRGLPAGDPEPGGDAFHALVHWLESAAGPRRILALGPLTNIAALVLARPDLARRIDDLTWMGGGAGAGNHTASAEFNAYADPEAVAIVLAHGLPLRMVDLDFARKILCRPEDAERLRTLGGGNADLLADLFGGFIAIAISRGRPAMAFYDPAAAAAFVRPDLVTFRPVAIAMELAGTLTRGRTVVETRSSHAAFNADLAVEAEQDRLKAVILDALAAAAAR from the coding sequence ATGGGGATCTGGATCGACACCGACATGGGCTTCGACGACATCGCCGCGATCCTGACGGTCGGGCATGCCGGCGTTGCCATCGACGGCGTGTCGCTGGTCTTCGGCAATGTTCCGCTGGAGCAGGTGCGCCGCAACGCGGCGGCGGCAAGGCGGGCGTTCGGCTGGCGCTTTCCCATTTCCATCGGCCGCGAGACGTCGGTGCTGGGGCAAATCGAGACGGCTGAGAGGATCCTCGGTCCCACCGGCATTCCGACCCTTGGCCGCGGCCTTCCCGCCGGCGATCCGGAACCGGGCGGGGACGCCTTCCACGCGCTCGTCCACTGGCTCGAATCGGCCGCCGGGCCGCGCCGCATCCTGGCGCTGGGGCCGCTGACGAATATCGCGGCGCTCGTGCTGGCGCGTCCCGACCTCGCCCGCCGGATCGACGATCTGACCTGGATGGGCGGCGGCGCCGGCGCCGGCAACCATACCGCGTCGGCCGAGTTCAACGCCTATGCCGACCCCGAGGCGGTCGCCATCGTTCTCGCCCACGGCCTGCCGTTGCGCATGGTCGATCTCGATTTTGCCCGCAAGATCCTTTGCCGGCCGGAAGACGCCGAACGCCTGCGGACGCTCGGCGGGGGCAACGCCGACCTGCTGGCCGACCTGTTCGGCGGCTTCATCGCCATCGCCATCAGCCGCGGCCGCCCCGCCATGGCCTTCTACGATCCCGCGGCGGCGGCGGCCTTCGTCCGCCCCGACCTGGTGACCTTCCGGCCGGTCGCCATCGCGATGGAGCTTGCCGGTACGCTGACCCGCGGCCGCACCGTGGTCGAGACGCGGTCGAGCCATGCCGCCTTCAACGCGGACCTTGCCGTCGAGGCCGAGCAGGACCGGCTGAAAGCCGTCATCCTGGATGCGCTTGCGGCGGCGGCGGCGCGATGA
- a CDS encoding ABC transporter ATP-binding protein: MSDQAFLTLDKLTLTYGKTVAVKDLDLNIRKGELLALLGPSGCGKTTTMRAIAGLLRPAGGRIRLDGVDITRVAANKRAVGMVFQSYALFPHLSVFENVAFGLKLKGMGGAELVAKVEAGLKSVDLSSFASRKPPELSGGQQQRVALVRSMVMEPKLLLLDEPLSNLDARLRLEMRTELQRVQKQSGVTMIFVTHDQVEALALADRIVVMKDGAIEQIGTPEEIYNHPVSRFVADFVGFENIFEIRDGKFVSDHGEIPVPSQLPATAGLAWRPRMLRLGSGPFRGTVRGVSFAGGTREYVLDTPFGSLKAEVDATLPSHPLGAEVAFDLPVGNAAHLKRFG, translated from the coding sequence ATGTCTGATCAAGCCTTTCTGACCCTCGACAAGCTGACGTTGACCTATGGCAAGACGGTCGCGGTCAAGGACCTCGATCTTAACATCCGCAAGGGCGAGCTGCTGGCCCTGCTGGGGCCGTCCGGTTGCGGCAAGACCACGACCATGCGGGCGATCGCCGGCCTGCTGAGGCCGGCCGGCGGCCGCATCCGTCTCGACGGGGTCGATATAACCCGCGTTGCGGCCAACAAGCGCGCCGTCGGGATGGTTTTCCAGTCCTACGCCCTGTTCCCGCATCTGTCGGTGTTCGAGAACGTCGCCTTCGGCCTCAAGCTCAAGGGCATGGGCGGTGCGGAGCTTGTGGCCAAGGTCGAGGCCGGGCTGAAATCGGTCGACCTTTCGAGCTTCGCCAGCCGCAAGCCGCCGGAACTTTCCGGCGGCCAGCAGCAGCGCGTGGCGCTGGTCCGCTCCATGGTGATGGAACCCAAACTGCTGCTGCTCGACGAACCGCTGTCCAACCTCGACGCACGGCTGCGGCTCGAAATGCGCACCGAGCTGCAGCGGGTTCAGAAGCAAAGCGGCGTGACGATGATCTTCGTCACCCACGATCAGGTCGAGGCGCTGGCGCTGGCCGACCGGATCGTGGTGATGAAGGACGGCGCGATCGAGCAGATCGGCACGCCGGAGGAGATCTATAACCATCCGGTCTCGCGCTTCGTCGCCGATTTCGTCGGCTTCGAGAACATTTTCGAGATCCGCGACGGCAAGTTCGTCAGCGATCACGGCGAGATCCCGGTACCATCCCAGTTGCCGGCAACGGCGGGACTGGCCTGGCGACCCCGCATGCTGCGCTTGGGCTCGGGCCCCTTCCGAGGCACCGTGCGCGGCGTTTCATTCGCCGGCGGCACGCGCGAATACGTCCTCGATACGCCGTTCGGCAGCCTGAAGGCCGAGGTCGACGCGACCCTGCCCAGCCATCCGCTCGGCGCCGAGGTCGCCTTCGACCTTCCGGTCGGCAACGCCGCGCACCTCAAGCGCTTCGGGTGA
- a CDS encoding MFS transporter: MGAFSPIGPGSTTALLLWGRALRDFGDGFVAVLLPVYLLALGLSAFEVGVIATTALLGSALLTLAIGLVGGRHDHRRLLLAAAGLMIASGVAFAVIDDFALLLVVAFAGTVNPSAGSVSVFVPLEHAVLARDVAERDRTKTFARYSLIGALAAALGALAAAAPDHAATLGIGRLAAIKAMFVLYAALGLAGSLLYARIPPRPPAPHGPRPAPLGPSRAIVVKLAALFSLDAFAGGFVVQSLLALWLFQRFDLSLTAAGLFFFWAGVLSAFSFPVAAWLSRRIGLINTMVFTHIPSSLCLIGAAVAPSLAVALALLLARAALSQMDVPTRSSYVMAVVTEAERPAAASFTAVPRSLAAAASPALAAALFAASLQAWPLFLCGGLKILYDLLLLVQFRHLKPPEER, encoded by the coding sequence ATGGGTGCGTTCAGCCCGATCGGGCCCGGTTCGACCACCGCCCTGCTGTTGTGGGGGCGGGCGCTGCGCGATTTCGGCGACGGCTTCGTGGCCGTCCTGTTGCCGGTCTATCTGTTGGCCCTCGGGCTGTCGGCCTTCGAGGTCGGCGTCATCGCCACGACGGCCCTGCTCGGCTCGGCGCTGCTGACGCTGGCCATCGGGCTCGTCGGCGGCCGCCACGACCATCGCCGCCTGCTGCTGGCGGCGGCGGGCCTGATGATCGCCAGCGGCGTCGCCTTCGCCGTCATCGACGATTTCGCCCTGCTGCTGGTGGTGGCCTTCGCCGGCACCGTCAATCCCTCGGCGGGCAGCGTCAGCGTCTTCGTGCCCCTCGAGCACGCGGTGCTGGCCCGCGACGTCGCCGAGCGGGACCGCACCAAGACCTTCGCCCGCTACAGCCTGATCGGCGCCCTGGCCGCCGCGTTGGGCGCGCTCGCCGCCGCCGCCCCCGACCATGCCGCCACGTTGGGCATCGGCCGGCTCGCCGCCATCAAGGCGATGTTCGTGCTGTACGCGGCCCTGGGGCTGGCCGGCAGTCTGCTCTACGCCCGCATCCCGCCCCGGCCGCCGGCGCCCCACGGGCCCCGCCCGGCGCCGCTGGGGCCGTCGCGCGCCATCGTCGTGAAGCTGGCCGCGCTGTTCAGCCTCGACGCCTTCGCCGGCGGCTTCGTCGTGCAGTCGCTGCTGGCGCTGTGGCTGTTTCAGCGCTTCGATCTGTCGCTCACGGCGGCCGGACTGTTTTTCTTCTGGGCCGGCGTTCTCTCGGCCTTCTCGTTTCCGGTGGCGGCGTGGCTCTCCCGGCGCATCGGGCTCATCAACACCATGGTGTTCACGCACATCCCGTCCAGCCTGTGCCTGATCGGGGCCGCCGTCGCGCCCAGCCTTGCGGTCGCGCTGGCCCTGCTGCTGGCCCGCGCCGCGCTGTCGCAGATGGACGTGCCGACGCGCTCGTCCTACGTGATGGCCGTCGTCACCGAGGCCGAGCGCCCGGCCGCCGCCAGCTTCACGGCGGTGCCGCGCAGCCTCGCCGCCGCCGCCAGCCCGGCGCTGGCCGCCGCGCTGTTCGCGGCGTCGTTGCAGGCCTGGCCGCTGTTCCTGTGCGGCGGGCTGAAGATCCTCTACGACCTGCTGCTGCTCGTGCAGTTCCGGCATCTGAAACCGCCGGAGGAACGATAG
- a CDS encoding ABC transporter substrate-binding protein, giving the protein MLTKTLLASAGALMLTMGIAHAEDKTLTISVYAFAQDEFKEIVYDPFEAKCGCKLVVETGNSVERLAKMEANKANPVIDMAVVSMADALAAARAGLIDKIDTAKLSNFGKLYDVAKDPNGDGMSVGYTFYSTSIVYRTDKMKIESWADLLKDDIVSHIAFPNVTTNQGPPVLYMLGQALGTNTPDLKGAIRAVGAKADKIVTFYVKSSQLVQLMKQEEIWAAPIGRFSWSPFTKLGLPLAWATPKEGQTGGMNVMVLAKGAKQRDLALEFMNFWLSTEIQTKLAEKLVDSPVNAEVKVSDDVANNITYGEEMAKGLKLIPSDVALDNREAWLSEWNAKVAQ; this is encoded by the coding sequence TTCCGTCTATGCCTTCGCGCAGGACGAATTCAAGGAGATCGTCTACGATCCGTTCGAAGCCAAGTGCGGCTGCAAGCTGGTGGTCGAAACCGGCAACAGCGTCGAGCGCCTGGCCAAGATGGAGGCTAACAAGGCCAATCCGGTCATCGACATGGCGGTGGTATCGATGGCCGATGCGCTTGCGGCCGCGCGTGCCGGCCTGATCGACAAGATCGACACCGCCAAGCTCTCCAACTTCGGCAAGCTCTACGACGTCGCCAAGGACCCGAACGGCGACGGCATGAGCGTCGGCTATACCTTCTACTCGACCTCGATCGTCTATCGCACCGACAAGATGAAGATCGAGTCCTGGGCCGACCTTCTCAAGGATGACATCGTCTCCCATATCGCCTTCCCGAACGTCACCACCAACCAGGGCCCGCCGGTGCTCTATATGCTGGGCCAGGCGCTCGGTACCAACACGCCGGACCTCAAGGGCGCGATCCGGGCGGTGGGCGCCAAGGCGGACAAGATCGTCACTTTCTACGTCAAGTCCTCGCAGCTGGTTCAGCTGATGAAGCAGGAAGAGATCTGGGCGGCGCCGATCGGCCGGTTCTCGTGGTCGCCGTTCACCAAGCTCGGCCTGCCGCTCGCCTGGGCGACGCCCAAGGAAGGCCAGACCGGCGGAATGAACGTGATGGTCCTCGCCAAGGGGGCGAAGCAGCGGGACCTGGCGCTGGAATTCATGAACTTCTGGCTGTCGACCGAAATCCAGACCAAGCTTGCCGAAAAGCTGGTCGACAGTCCGGTCAATGCCGAGGTCAAGGTTTCCGACGACGTCGCCAACAACATCACCTATGGCGAGGAAATGGCCAAGGGTCTGAAGCTCATTCCGTCCGACGTCGCGCTCGACAACCGCGAAGCGTGGCTTTCGGAATGGAACGCCAAGGTGGCGCAGTAG